TTGACTCTGCTAAGAGAGAATCTTATATTAAAATAGGTTAGAAAATATTTTTTAAAAATTGCTCAATTTGAATACCTTTATTTTTAATAGTATTATTTTCAATAGAAAATTTGATTATTGAGTGAATTACTTTAGTTGCTTTTTCTAAAGCATATTCTATCTCCGATTTTTCCAGATATCCTATTAGTAGACTTGCAAATAAATCCCCTGTTCCACCGAAGTTTTGTTCTAGTTTTTCTAAAAAGATTTCTGAATATTCTTTTGTGTGCGTGTTATAAACAACATTTCCTATAAGATTTTCCTTTTCTACACTTGTAACTACGATTATTCCGTTTATTTCAAGATTTAATATTGCTTTTATTATTTCATCCTTATTGTTTATCTTTTCCGTTTTAGCTAACATTTTCAATTCTGTGATATTAGGTGTTATGATGTTTGCATGTTTTATTAGGCTTCTAAATCCATTCACTATTTTTTCATCAAAAGTAGGGTAGAGTACACCATTGTCTGCAAATACAGGATCAATTATTATTTTTTCAAAATTGAGTAGTTTGAACATATTTTTTATTATTTTTTGCTGGGTGTTGCTTCCAAGAAATCCACTATAGAATATGTCAAAGTTTTCATTTTGATTTTTCCAAGATAAAATAAACTTTTTTAATTTATTTGTTAAATCTATTATTTCAAATTCTTTGTAATCTGTTGTTGCTGAGAGAACTGCAGTTACAAATGGACAAACTTGCATATTAAATGATGATATGACTGGTATGCATATTGTAAGTGATGCTCTACCTATAGTTGAAATGTCATGCATGGCTAATACTCGTTTCATACTGTCTTTCCTTTTGTATGTTTATAGTTTTCTATTCTTGAATTTGCATCAATTTCAATTGGACTTGCCCCGTATTTTAAATACATAAGGTAACCAATCCCTGCAATCATTGCTCCGTTATCTGTGCAAAGGTCGATTGGGGGATAGTATGTTTCTATTTCAAGGTTTTTGATCTTTTCTCTTAAATAAAGATTGCTTGCAACTCCTCCAGATATTATTAATTTTTTTATATTGGTATCCTTTATTGCTCTTTTAATTGGAATAATTAAATTTTCAAAAGCTACTCTTTGGAAGCTTGCAGCAATATTATTTTTTGTTATGTTTTCATTTTTGTCTTTAAACTTTTCAAGTTGATGTATACATGCTGTTTTGAGGCCTGAATATGAAAAATCATACCTATTTTCTTTTTTGTCAAAAATTGTAATTGGAAAATTAAATGCATATTGGTTACCGTTTTTGGCTAATTTTTCTATGTTTGGCCCACCTGGGAATCCCATTTTATAGTATTTTGCTACCTTGTCAAATGCTTCTCCACAAGCATCGTCAAGCGTTCGTCCAAGTATTTCAATGTCATCGAAGTTATTTTGTTTTGCAAGTATTGTGTGTCCTCCACTTAATATTAAAGATAGAAATGGATATTCTATCTTTTTAATCATTAGAGGAGCATAAAGATGACCTAAAATATGGTCAATGCAAATTAGAGGCTTTTTGAGGGCAATTGATAAACCTTTAGCAAAGTTTACACCAACAATTAAGGAGCCAATAAGACCAGGTTTAGATGTGACTGCTATTAAATCAATTTCTGATGCATGTATTTGAGCATTTGTTATGGCCTGTTGACAAACAGACATGATAAATTCCGTGTGTAGCCTTGAGGCAATCTCTGGAACTACACCATAATATTTTTTGTGTTCTTTTTGACTAAGCTTGATATTACTTAAAATCTTAACACCATCTTCTACTATAGCTGCACAGCAATCATCGCATGAAGTCTCTATTCCAAGCACTCTCATTGTTTTCCTCTCTTTTATAAAGGTTGATTAAATTTTTAAATTCAAATTCTTTATTTAGGTTTACTGCTTCTTGTTTGAGTATTTTAAGAGTATTTTTTGACCAAATATGTCCTATTACTTTAACAATTCCTTTTGTTCTAGCTATTTGTTTTGCTCTCTCAAGTGCTTTAATTACGGCTTTTTCGTTATCTTTGTTATCAAGAAATATGTCTCTTTGCTCTACTATAATCCCAATTTTTTTACCAATTTTTGCGGATATGCTTTTTTGCGTAGTTAGGCTATCGAAAAAGTATCTATTTTCTTCTTTAAGTTTGATTAGAATAATTTGCATTATATTTTCATTTGCAGTAATAAGACTTCCCATATGATTATTCATGATCTTTGCATTGGAGTATGTTTGAAATGTTTTTTCAATTTTTGTTCGTATTGCAAATTCATTATCGTTAATGTTTATGTGAAATTTTTCTATTGAATTTTTATATTTTGATTGCATTGGTAAATGAATCATTATAATTTTATTTTTACTTGCTAGTTTGTTATAAAAATCCATTGATTTTGGTAAAAAGGGAATAATTGAAAAATTGATGTTTAAGTCAATTTTTATAAATTCGTCTAACATAAATTCGTCATAGCCAACATCATCAATTATGAGATAAAATGTAGGTTTTAAATTTTTTTGTATTTTTATTAAATTTTCTTTTTTAATTTTTGCTAATTTGTTCTTAAAGTTTAGATTGAATTTTTTTGCATTTGATTTTATATATACAAGGCTAGAAAATAGCATGATTATTGAGACAAAAGATGTAATAATAACAAATGATATTGTGATTTTTAATTTATGTTTCTTTAGAAAAATAGAAACATTGTGAATACTCATGTCCAGTAGCTTCTCATTATATCAAAATCTGGTATTAAGTCAACGTTTATTGATAAAGTTCTTCTTTGAGTTTTTTTAGTACTCTTTTTTCAATTTGTCTAACGGTTTCTGAGGAGATTCCAAGTTCATTGGAAATGTCTTTTAAGGTGCTTTTTTTATCACTGTTGTCTAAGTTATATCTTTTTATTATGATGTATCTTTCCTTTTCATTTAGTTTGGTCTCTAGTATGTGATTGAGATGTTTTAATGTTGAATTTTGTTCAAGGGTACTCTCAGGATTAAAAGAATTGTCTTCATAGAGGTTTAGTAGCGTAGAATTTTCTGAACCTTCGATCTTTTTATCAAGGGAATATTCTTTTTCAAGATAGGGAATGATTTTTATATATTGAGCAGTTGTTAAGTTAAATCTTTCCATTATGTCTTCTTTTTTTGGTGATTTTTCTTCTTCCATGAGATATTTATTTATTTGGAGTATTAAATTTTCTTTTCTGTATGGTACCTTTACAAGTCTGGTTTTGGTATTTAATGCTCTTTGAAGCGATTGTTTAATCCAAAATGAGGCGTAAGTTGAAAATTTGGTGTTCTTACTTGGATCATATTTTTCAGCTGCTCTAATTAAACCTAGATTTCCTTCTTGTATTAAGTCTTCAACTTTTAATCCTTTGCCAGCATATCTTTTAATTATTTTTAAGACGAGACGTAAATTGGCATTTATCATTTTGTTTTTGGCTTTCAGGTCTCCTAGTTTAATTTGTTTTGCAAGTTCAATTTCTTCTTCGTGAGTTATCAGTCTGTGTTCTCTTACGGATTTTAAGTATATGTTTAAATCTTCATTGCTAAATATATTCACAATACTTCTCCCATTTTTGAAATTTGCGTATCAACATTCCTCTCTCTTTTTGATGTGATGCAAAAATCATGCCAACTTAGAAAATAATTAATATTTTTTATTAAATATGAACTATTTTCTAAAGTTATTTACTTCTGCTATTTGGTTATAAATTAAATCAGCAAGTCTAAAACTTTTAGATTTGGCTATTTGTTTTGCTCTTTCTGAATAGAGCATATCTTCAAAAATTTCTTCTGTTTGACCCCCATTAATTAGATTATTTTCTTTTTTTAAAGAATTTTTCATGCTCTTGAGCATTTGATTTATAAAGATTGACTCAAATTCTAGTGCAGCTTCATAGAGTTTGTTGTCATTTTTGTGCTGATTTGTTTTTTCTATTTTGTCTTTTAGAATTTTTACCTGTTTTGTTTGATTTTTTGTTTCTAAGCATTGTAAATTGATTTTACTTGTCATATCTATTCCTCCAGAATTAATTCCCCATGTAATTTATTAATTTTTTTAGCTGCCTTAATTACTTTTATTAATTCTTCATTGCTAAGCATATTTGAATTTTTTGATATAAATTCATTTATTTTCATCTTTTGTATTTCTATTTTTATTTTTTCATTGCTTCTGTTACTAAATAAGTTTTCCCCGTTTCTTTCAATTAAAAATATAAGGGGTCCTATTTCTGCATTTGTACTTGCTATAATGATTTTGTTTTGTTCACTTATTAGAACTTTAGGCATAGTTTTTATTTCTATTTCTTCAATTTCGCCTAGCAATCCAATTTCGTTGATCTCAATTTCTATGATATTTCCTGATTTTATATTATTTTTTATGTTTTTACTTGTTAGTTTTTTACTTATTGAATCTGCTAAGATATAATCCTCTTTTTTAAGAATTATATTGTAATTTGTATAGTTTTTATTCTCATGTATTGTTGCTCCGTTTAGTATATATCCTGTACCTTTTGATTTTTCGTTAGTTATTATTGGACCTGAGGCTGTTGCTAGTACTTTCCCTTCTTTATCTTTCAGTTCTGTTCTTAAAAGTATACCATTTGTTAAGTCTTTTGAATCTAGCATTGATGCTATGTAAACATTGTGATTTACACCTTTAATTATGTTTCCATTTATTTTGACTGTTGTGCTTACTAATGCGATGTTTTTGCTTCCTATGTTTGTTAGATCTATTTCATTTATGCCAATTTTATTTAAAGCCTTATTTAAAATGTCTTTTCTCTTTAGAGAATCTCCTTTATCAGCAAGGCCTGCTACTATTCCAATTCCTGTTAACGTATATGAACCTGTAGATTTAATTTCAGCGATATTTTTTAATTTTATTTGCTCACTTATTTGATTTATAGTGCTATTTTCATTAGCAAAATTTTTTAAAGGTTGATTTTCTTGTGCGAATGAGCTTAGGACTATTTTTAAGTTTAAGATGGTTAGCATTATCAATAGTTTCATGATTTTGTTCCTTTTGTATGGCAATATAGTTTACCTTTATTTTAATATTATTGCAATTGCTTTTAGTTTATTCATTTTTTCTTTGGGTTTACTTGACAATTTAAAGCTTAATTATAAAATAAAGAGAAAATTTCCTATAATTTTTTTGTCATTATAATCGATTAGTAAAGCTAATAACAGAATTGGGAATTTATATGTTTGAATATGGTATTATTGTTGTTTTTGTATTTTATTTAGCCTAAGCTCTTCATTTTTGATTATATCTTGTAATACCATATAGTTACTTTGGTTTAATTCGTTTAGGCTTAGCGTTTCGTTGTTTTTAGTTGTGTTTATTTGATATTTAAAATAAACATTATATTCATTTAAGCTTTGGCCCGTCTTTAAATCTGTTTTTGCAAATACGATTGGTTCTATTATGTCAATATACATATTTACTTTATTATGTTTCTTATAGTCTTCAAATTTTTTTGTATAATAAACCAAAGTTTTTTGTATTGGTATATTTTTATATGATATACTTTTTATTGCCTTAAATTTTATATCGGTGGAAAATTTATCTTCTATATTGATCTCTGATTCATCAAAACTGAATTGTAATATGTAAATGTTTTTGCTTGCTAGATTCTTTGTGATATGGCTAATCATTTCAAATATTATTTGCTTTTGCTTAAGATGTGGGCTTATGTAAATTTGTGATAAGTTATTATCATTGCACATTTTTGAGTATTCTTTTGAGAAAAAATATGTTTTACTAGGAGATATTGTAAAACAGGTATCATAAGGCATTATTTGTGATAAATTTATTGTAAATAGATAGAATATAAATTTATTTTTGAGTGTTTTCACTACCTTTTTAAGTTGTTTGCAATTCCTAGCATATTATCTGAGGTTTGAATTGCTTTTGAGTTTATCTCATAAGCTCTTTGCGCAACGATCATTGTTACCATTTCTTCTGCAATTGATACGTTTGACATTTCAAGGATGCCTTGTCTTAGCCTACCCATTCCACTACTTCCTGGTGTTCCTGATATTTCTTCTCCAGAACCAATGGTTTCTTTAAATATATTGTTTCCAATTGCATTGAGACCTGCTGGGTTTACAAATCTTGCAATTTCCATTTGACCAAGTTCAATTGGATCAGGGCTTCCATCAACTTTTACAGATATTATTCCTTCTTGAGATATTATAATAGAATCTTTTATATATTCTTCAGGAAAGGATATTTCAGGCAATAATTTGTATCCTTGACTTGTTACAAGATCTCCGTTTGCGTCGATTTTGAATGAACCATCTCTGGTGTATCCGTAAGTGCCGTCTGGTAAGAGAATCTTGTAAAATCCATCACCTTCAATTGCAACATCAGTTTTCAAATTAGTGGCTTGCAGATTGCCTTGTTCAAAGATTCTGTGTGTTGCTGATACTTTTGTTCCGTGTCCAACTTGATTGCCAAGGGGACTTACTGTATCCTCAGTTGCAGGAGTACCTGCTCTTTTTTGTGTTTGATATATTAGATCTTCAAATTCGGCTCTTATTTTTTTAAATCCTGTAGTGTTTACATTTGAAAGATTATTGGCAATTGTATCCACGTTATATTGTTGTGCTTTCATTCCGCTGGCTGCTGTCCAGAGTGCTCTCATCATAAGCTAATCCCCTTAAAATTTTCCAATTTCGTTAATTAATTTACCAAGAAGTGAATCCTCGGTTTGTATTGTTTTTTGATTTGCTTCATAGGCCCTGTTAACTGTAATCATTGATACCATTTCATT
This portion of the Borrelia turicatae 91E135 genome encodes:
- a CDS encoding sigma-70 family RNA polymerase sigma factor, with the protein product MNIFSNEDLNIYLKSVREHRLITHEEEIELAKQIKLGDLKAKNKMINANLRLVLKIIKRYAGKGLKVEDLIQEGNLGLIRAAEKYDPSKNTKFSTYASFWIKQSLQRALNTKTRLVKVPYRKENLILQINKYLMEEEKSPKKEDIMERFNLTTAQYIKIIPYLEKEYSLDKKIEGSENSTLLNLYEDNSFNPESTLEQNSTLKHLNHILETKLNEKERYIIIKRYNLDNSDKKSTLKDISNELGISSETVRQIEKRVLKKLKEELYQ
- a CDS encoding flagellar basal body P-ring protein FlgI, which gives rise to MKLLIMLTILNLKIVLSSFAQENQPLKNFANENSTINQISEQIKLKNIAEIKSTGSYTLTGIGIVAGLADKGDSLKRKDILNKALNKIGINEIDLTNIGSKNIALVSTTVKINGNIIKGVNHNVYIASMLDSKDLTNGILLRTELKDKEGKVLATASGPIITNEKSKGTGYILNGATIHENKNYTNYNIILKKEDYILADSISKKLTSKNIKNNIKSGNIIEIEINEIGLLGEIEEIEIKTMPKVLISEQNKIIIASTNAEIGPLIFLIERNGENLFSNRSNEKIKIEIQKMKINEFISKNSNMLSNEELIKVIKAAKKINKLHGELILEE
- a CDS encoding PfkB family carbohydrate kinase — protein: MKRVLAMHDISTIGRASLTICIPVISSFNMQVCPFVTAVLSATTDYKEFEIIDLTNKLKKFILSWKNQNENFDIFYSGFLGSNTQQKIIKNMFKLLNFEKIIIDPVFADNGVLYPTFDEKIVNGFRSLIKHANIITPNITELKMLAKTEKINNKDEIIKAILNLEINGIIVVTSVEKENLIGNVVYNTHTKEYSEIFLEKLEQNFGGTGDLFASLLIGYLEKSEIEYALEKATKVIHSIIKFSIENNTIKNKGIQIEQFLKNIF
- a CDS encoding rod-binding protein — protein: MTSKINLQCLETKNQTKQVKILKDKIEKTNQHKNDNKLYEAALEFESIFINQMLKSMKNSLKKENNLINGGQTEEIFEDMLYSERAKQIAKSKSFRLADLIYNQIAEVNNFRK
- the tsaD gene encoding tRNA (adenosine(37)-N6)-threonylcarbamoyltransferase complex transferase subunit TsaD, yielding MRVLGIETSCDDCCAAIVEDGVKILSNIKLSQKEHKKYYGVVPEIASRLHTEFIMSVCQQAITNAQIHASEIDLIAVTSKPGLIGSLIVGVNFAKGLSIALKKPLICIDHILGHLYAPLMIKKIEYPFLSLILSGGHTILAKQNNFDDIEILGRTLDDACGEAFDKVAKYYKMGFPGGPNIEKLAKNGNQYAFNFPITIFDKKENRYDFSYSGLKTACIHQLEKFKDKNENITKNNIAASFQRVAFENLIIPIKRAIKDTNIKKLIISGGVASNLYLREKIKNLEIETYYPPIDLCTDNGAMIAGIGYLMYLKYGASPIEIDANSRIENYKHTKGKTV
- a CDS encoding divergent polysaccharide deacetylase family protein: MSIHNVSIFLKKHKLKITISFVIITSFVSIIMLFSSLVYIKSNAKKFNLNFKNKLAKIKKENLIKIQKNLKPTFYLIIDDVGYDEFMLDEFIKIDLNINFSIIPFLPKSMDFYNKLASKNKIIMIHLPMQSKYKNSIEKFHININDNEFAIRTKIEKTFQTYSNAKIMNNHMGSLITANENIMQIILIKLKEENRYFFDSLTTQKSISAKIGKKIGIIVEQRDIFLDNKDNEKAVIKALERAKQIARTKGIVKVIGHIWSKNTLKILKQEAVNLNKEFEFKNLINLYKREENNESAWNRDFMR
- the flgG gene encoding flagellar basal-body rod protein FlgG, which produces MMRALWTAASGMKAQQYNVDTIANNLSNVNTTGFKKIRAEFEDLIYQTQKRAGTPATEDTVSPLGNQVGHGTKVSATHRIFEQGNLQATNLKTDVAIEGDGFYKILLPDGTYGYTRDGSFKIDANGDLVTSQGYKLLPEISFPEEYIKDSIIISQEGIISVKVDGSPDPIELGQMEIARFVNPAGLNAIGNNIFKETIGSGEEISGTPGSSGMGRLRQGILEMSNVSIAEEMVTMIVAQRAYEINSKAIQTSDNMLGIANNLKR